A genomic stretch from Prionailurus bengalensis isolate Pbe53 chromosome E2, Fcat_Pben_1.1_paternal_pri, whole genome shotgun sequence includes:
- the CHTF8 gene encoding chromosome transmission fidelity protein 8 homolog, producing MVQIVISSAGAGGLAEWVLMELQGEIEARYSTGLAGNLLGDLHYTTEGIPVLIVGHHILYGKIIHLEKPFAVLVKHTPGEDCDELGCKTGTRYLVTALIKNKILFKTRPKPIITNVPKKV from the exons ATGGTGCAAATTGTTATTTCCAG TGCTGGGGCTGGAGGCCTGGCAGAATGGGTGCTGATGGAGCTACAGGGGGAGATCGAGGCTCGCTACAGCACTGGATTAGCTGGAAACCTCCTGGGAGACCTACATTACACCACTGAG GGAATCCCTGTGCTGATCGTGGGGCATCATATCCTGTATGGAAAAATCATCCACCTGGAGAAACCTTTTGCCGTCCTTGTCAAACACACTCCTGGGGAGGACTGTGATGAGCTTGGCTGCAAGACTGGCACCCGGTACCTGGTGACAGCACTCATCAAAAACAAGATCCTTTTCAAAACTCGCCCCAAGCCCATTATCACCAACGTCCCCAAGAAAGTATGA
- the DERPC gene encoding decreased expression in renal and prostate cancer protein produces MKEPRIFPRERPTPWTRAQLPPRGRLDGSLGPQGGPVLNTGHPLGMNSDPFLMATGSLGGNLAPFPRNPSPFPTSSGSLASNPAPFPAGARDPGMASFPRGMNPTGTGAVSFPRPGGLLGPGPGPGPGPGPSLNPRAGALPGPGPLSNPRLGGLPGPGPMSNPRAGGLLGTGPDPRSGGPMGPGSGPNLRAGVLLPSGNGPPNPRPVGLGPGPSPNLRSGFVGTNPAPRSGMFPGPGLGPNPRANSLGPGLGPNPRAGGLGPGPNLDTRAGGLLGTGSGLNLRMAGPQGLDLAPILRAAGLLGANSAAFSQASGNMGTSPSSMARVPGPMGPNSGPGSRGIGLPGPNPSPMSRAPGPIGPNSAHFSRPAGPMGVNASPFPRGTGSGGLNPAAFSQSSGTLASNPATFQRSAGLQGSSPAIFPRTSGPLGPNPANFPRASGLQGPSPAAFPRSTGPLGPGQVTFPRSAPGPLGSSPAGPVGINPAPFARPTGTLGLNPASFPRMNGPVSKTLVPFPRVGNLPGTNPAAFPRPGGPMAAMYPNGMLPP; encoded by the coding sequence ATGAAAGAACCCCGGATTTTCCCTAGAGAGCGGCCAACTCCTTGGACTCGTGCTCAGTTGCCACCTCGAGGACGACTCGACGGTTCCTTGGGACCACAGGGGGGTCCTGTCCTAAACACAGGTCACCCGCTGGGCATGAACTCTGATCCCTTCCTTATGGCAACTGGTTCTCTTGGTGGAAATCTGGCCCCATTTCCAAGGAACCCATCGCCTTTTCCAACTTCATCAGGCTCATTGGCTTCAAATCCAGCACCTTTCCCTGCTGGTGCTCGTGACCCAGGCATGGCTTCTTTTCCAAGAGGGATGAATCCCACTGGCACAGGTGCAGTTTCTTTCCCAAGGCCTGGTGGCCTCTTGGGCCCAggtccaggcccaggcccaggcccaggcccatcTCTAAACCCAAGGGCAGGGGCTCTACCAGGCCCAGGGCCTCTGTCTAATCCAAGGTTAGGGGGTCTCCCGGGGCCAGGTCCTATGTCCAACCCAAGGGCAGGTGGTCTCCTGGGAACAGGTCCTGACCCCAGAAGTGGCGGCCCCATGGGCCCTGGATCTGGGCCCAACCTGAGAGCAGGTGTCCTGTTGCCTTCTGGGAATGGTCCTCCTAATCCTAGGCCTGTTGGCCTGGGACCAGGACCCAGTCCCAATCTGAGATCAGGCTTCGTTGGTACAAACCCTGCCCCGAGATCAGGTATGTTTCCAGGACCTGGCCTTGGGCCCAACCCAAGAGCAAATAGCCTGGGCCCAGGCCTTGGGCCCAACCCAAGGGCAGGTGGCCTGGGACCAGGCCCAAATCTGGACACCAGAGCAGGTGGCCTCCTGGGCACGGGATCTGGTCTTAACTTAAGGATGGCTGGACCTCAAGGCCTAGATCTTGCCCCCATTTTAAGAGCAGCAGGTCTATTAGGAGCAAATTCAGCTGCTTTCTCACAGGCTTCTGGAAACATGGGCACAAGCCCATCCTCTATGGCAAGAGTACCTGGCCCCATGGGCCCAAACTCGGGTCCCGGTTCTCGGGGAATTGGCCTTCCAGGGCCAAATCCATCTCCCATGTCCAGAGCTCCTGGCCCCATAGGCCCTAATTCAGCTCATTTTTCAAGGCCAGCTGGGCCCATGGGAGTAAATGCCAGTCCCTTTCCAAGGGGGACCGGTTCAGGGGGGCTGAATCCAGCTGCCTTTTCTCAGTCTTCTGGCACATTGGCTTCAAATCCAGCTACCTTCCAGAGGTCTGCTGGCCTCCAGGGCTCAAGTCCAGCAATTTTCCCAAGAACCTCTGGGCCACTAGGCCCCAACCCAGCTAACTTCCCAAGGGCCAGTGGCTTGCAGGGCCCAAGTCCTGCTGCCTTCCCAAGGTCTACTGGCCCGTTAGGCCCTGGTCAGGTTACTTTCCCCAGGTCAGCTCCTGGGCCCCTGGGCTCTTCTCCAGCAGGCCCTGTGGGCATCAACCCAGCTCCTTTTGCAAGGCCAACTGGGACCCTGGGTCTAAACCCAGCTTCCTTTCCAAGGATGAATGGCCCTGTGAGCAAGACTTTAGTCCCATTTCCTAGAGTGGGGAACCTCCCTGGCACAAACCCCGCTGCTTTCCCCAGACCAGGGGGTCCTATGGCTGCAATGTACCCAAATGGAATGTTACCCCCTTAA